From the genome of Pseudomonas migulae:
AGGCGGCGGCTCAGGGCAAACAGATCGTGCGGGACACGTCGAATTCGATCGGTGTGCTGGCGGTGGAGATCGGCAAGGCGGTCAGCGTGGTGCAAACCCTGGCCAAGGACAGCGAGAACATCAACGCGATCCTCACCGCCATTCGCGGGATCGCCGAGCAGACCAACCTGCTGGCCTTGAACGCCGCCATCGAAGCGGCACGCGCCGGCGAACAGGGCCGTGGCTTTGCGGTGGTGGCCGATGAAGTGCGCAACCTGGCGCAGAAAACCCAGAAGGCCACCGAAGAAATCCAGACCATGATCCAGCAACTGCAACAAGGCACGCGCGATGTGGTGCGGGTGATGGAGGACAGCCAGAACCGTACCGATGAAAGTGTCCAGCACGCCGCGAAAGCCGCCGAAGCACT
Proteins encoded in this window:
- a CDS encoding methyl-accepting chemotaxis protein, which translates into the protein MVEIDQVATAVHEMTATAQDVARNATQAAQAASHADQAAAQGKQIVRDTSNSIGVLAVEIGKAVSVVQTLAKDSENINAILTAIRGIAEQTNLLALNAAIEAARAGEQGRGFAVVADEVRNLAQKTQKATEEIQTMIQQLQQGTRDVVRVMEDSQNRTDESVQHAAKAAEALDAITQAVSVINDMNTQIASAAEEQSAVADDINRNVINIGQVANEVAGGADESSAASADLTKLAEQQRRLINQFKV